One stretch of Variovorax sp. 54 DNA includes these proteins:
- a CDS encoding PP0621 family protein, giving the protein MKYLLVLAVVWVAIWLWRKNRREEMRDAQQERARKAQQRTPAVGPPQAMVRCAHCGLHLPAADALPGPDGAVYCSAAHRQAGTSA; this is encoded by the coding sequence ATGAAGTACCTGCTCGTCCTCGCGGTGGTGTGGGTCGCGATCTGGCTGTGGCGCAAGAACCGGCGCGAAGAGATGCGCGACGCGCAACAGGAACGCGCCAGGAAGGCGCAACAGCGCACGCCGGCCGTAGGCCCGCCGCAGGCGATGGTGCGCTGCGCCCATTGCGGACTGCACCTGCCCGCGGCCGACGCGCTCCCCGGGCCGGACGGCGCGGTGTACTGCAGCGCCGCGCACCGTCAGGCCGGCACCTCCGCATGA
- a CDS encoding cytochrome C assembly family protein translates to MILAIPSPLGVALGIATAAAYGFAAAAGARLSRQTTQWALGIAWLLHAAVLGHGLIGGDPRFGFAPALSVTAWLVLTVYAVESRLYPQLKARRALAWLGAAAVLLALLFPGTPLHVSASPWLPLHLALGIASYGLFGAAVVHAWLITRAEKQIRLASADAQAGVPLLTLERLTFRFVTAGFVLLSATLLAGLLFSEQLYGAAGRAWKWDHKTIFSVLAWLSFAVLLTGRARFGWRGRTARRVLYAGAALLLLAYVGSRFVLEVVLTRLPA, encoded by the coding sequence ATGATTTTAGCGATCCCCTCTCCACTCGGCGTGGCGCTGGGCATCGCCACCGCGGCAGCCTACGGTTTTGCCGCTGCCGCCGGTGCGCGGCTCAGCCGCCAGACCACCCAATGGGCGCTCGGCATCGCATGGCTGCTGCACGCTGCGGTGCTGGGCCACGGGCTGATCGGCGGCGACCCTCGCTTCGGTTTTGCGCCGGCGCTGTCGGTCACGGCGTGGCTGGTGCTCACGGTCTATGCGGTCGAAAGCCGCCTGTACCCGCAACTGAAGGCACGCCGTGCGCTGGCCTGGCTGGGCGCGGCTGCCGTGCTGCTGGCGCTGCTGTTCCCCGGCACGCCGCTGCATGTCAGCGCCTCGCCCTGGCTGCCGCTGCACCTGGCGCTGGGCATCGCTTCGTACGGCCTGTTCGGCGCCGCCGTGGTCCACGCCTGGCTGATCACGCGGGCTGAAAAGCAGATCCGCCTTGCCAGTGCCGATGCACAGGCCGGCGTGCCGCTGCTCACGCTGGAACGGCTCACCTTCCGCTTCGTCACGGCGGGCTTCGTGCTGCTGTCGGCCACGCTGCTGGCCGGCCTGCTGTTCAGCGAACAGCTCTACGGCGCCGCCGGCCGCGCGTGGAAGTGGGACCACAAGACGATTTTCTCGGTGCTCGCCTGGCTCAGCTTCGCCGTGCTGCTGACCGGGCGCGCGCGCTTCGGCTGGCGCGGGCGCACCGCGCGACGCGTGCTGTACGCAGGCGCTGCGCTGCTGCTGCTGGCCTATGTGGGCTCGCGCTTCGTGCTCGAAGTCGTGCTGACACGCCTGCCCGCATGA
- the ffh gene encoding signal recognition particle protein has protein sequence MATALTEKFSRLVKTMSGQARITESNVQDMLREVRMALLEADVALPVVRDFVARVKDKALGQEVLGSLKPGQALVGIVNRELAATMGEGVSDINLAAQPPAVILMAGLQGAGKTTTTAKLAKHLIEKRKKKVLTVSGDVYRPAAIEQLKTVTKQAGAEWFPSTPDQKPLDIARAALDHAKRHYFDVLLVDTAGRLAIDEVLMTEIKQLHAELDPVETLFVVDAMQGQDAINTAKAFKEALPLTGIILTKTDGDSRGGAALSVRQVTGVPIKFAGTSEKIDGLEVFDAERHAGRILGMGDIVALVEQVTAGVDVEAAQKLAAKVKSGAGFDLNDFLGQLQQMKQMGGLSSLMDKLPQQMAAKASEADMTRAERDIRRKEGIIQSMTPLERRKPELLKATRKRRIAAGAGVQVQEVNRLLNEFEQMQGMMKKMKGGGLMKMMKKMGGMKGMGGMPGMGGGGGKLPF, from the coding sequence ATGGCCACCGCCCTCACCGAAAAGTTCTCCCGCCTCGTCAAGACGATGAGCGGCCAGGCGCGCATCACCGAAAGCAACGTGCAGGACATGCTGCGCGAGGTACGCATGGCGCTGCTGGAGGCCGACGTGGCGCTGCCCGTGGTGCGCGACTTCGTCGCCCGCGTGAAAGACAAGGCGCTGGGCCAGGAAGTGCTGGGCTCGCTCAAGCCGGGCCAGGCGCTGGTCGGCATCGTCAACCGCGAACTCGCCGCCACCATGGGCGAGGGCGTGTCGGACATCAACCTCGCGGCCCAGCCGCCCGCCGTGATCCTCATGGCCGGCCTGCAGGGCGCCGGCAAGACCACCACCACCGCCAAGCTGGCCAAGCACCTGATCGAGAAGCGCAAGAAGAAGGTGCTCACCGTGTCGGGCGACGTGTACCGCCCGGCCGCCATCGAGCAGCTCAAGACGGTGACCAAGCAGGCCGGCGCCGAGTGGTTCCCGAGCACGCCCGACCAGAAGCCGCTGGACATCGCGCGCGCCGCGCTCGACCACGCCAAGCGCCACTACTTCGACGTGCTGCTGGTCGACACGGCCGGCCGCCTCGCGATCGACGAAGTGCTGATGACCGAAATCAAGCAGCTGCACGCCGAGCTGGATCCGGTCGAAACCCTGTTCGTGGTCGATGCCATGCAGGGCCAGGACGCGATCAACACCGCCAAGGCCTTCAAGGAAGCGCTGCCGCTCACCGGCATCATCCTGACCAAGACCGACGGCGACTCGCGCGGCGGTGCGGCGCTGTCGGTGCGCCAGGTCACGGGCGTGCCGATCAAGTTCGCCGGCACGAGCGAGAAGATCGACGGCCTCGAAGTGTTCGACGCCGAGCGCCACGCCGGCCGCATCCTGGGCATGGGCGACATCGTCGCGCTGGTCGAGCAGGTCACGGCCGGCGTCGACGTCGAAGCGGCGCAGAAGCTCGCGGCCAAGGTCAAGAGCGGCGCGGGCTTCGATCTGAACGACTTCCTCGGCCAGCTGCAGCAGATGAAGCAGATGGGCGGTCTCTCCAGCCTGATGGACAAGCTGCCCCAGCAGATGGCCGCCAAGGCCAGCGAAGCCGACATGACCCGCGCAGAGCGCGACATCCGCCGCAAGGAAGGCATCATCCAGAGCATGACGCCGCTGGAGCGCCGCAAGCCCGAGCTGCTCAAGGCCACGCGCAAGCGCCGCATCGCGGCCGGCGCCGGCGTGCAGGTTCAGGAAGTGAACCGCCTGCTCAACGAGTTCGAGCAGATGCAGGGGATGATGAAGAAGATGAAGGGTGGCGGCCTGATGAAGATGATGAAGAAGATGGGCGGCATGAAGGGCATGGGCGGAATGCCCGGCATGGGCGGAGGCGGCGGCAAGCTGCCGTTCTGA
- the mdoH gene encoding glucans biosynthesis glucosyltransferase MdoH: MKPNDFSHLNVLAESDIARRSALREERHPNAVTAPPVNRGSMAPRPWRGFWNSLGTAMLVRLGAGRNADSAPAAKQAAPAPQAWERAAGQRRLAFMLLTLLSTVIASSLFASVQPDYDNVWLEYGQIGLYGLLSGWVVTGFVTALMGFYVSVRGDKHALSAKQVVHHPMNPEARTAIIMPICNEDVATVFAGLRATCESVATTGHAKQFDVFVLSDSYNPETAAAERAAWEDLRAALAESPNQPQVEVYYRLRTRRTHRKAGNVADFCRRWGKDYRYMVVLDADSVMSGDCLSSMVKLMEANPTAGIIQTATQAIGHVTLHARAQQFASRVTGRLFTLGMQFWQLGESHYWGHNAIIRVEAFMKHCALAPIKGTGGMSGGIMSHDFVEAALMRRAGYHVWLVSDLVGSYEQQPPDLLAELQRDRRWCQGNLQNARLMAEPGIHPVHRAMFVTGTMAYASAPLWLAFLTLGTALWLSGSSLVSSWSVLPAELAGLWVWTLCLLFLPRVLGIAAVLMRGEQRQYGGVWGLVKSSVLEAGLAIVQAPVRMLAHSLFVLVALTGIKLDWKSPPREANAVPWKVAATQLAPMTLVIAMLAVGVAMIDPSALIWLMPVGLPLLLAIPLTVLTSQIALGTTLRDRGFLLIPEESRSPAVLRRAWMHALRLARPALATA; encoded by the coding sequence ATGAAGCCGAACGACTTCTCCCACCTCAACGTCCTCGCCGAATCCGACATCGCGCGCCGCAGCGCGCTGCGCGAGGAACGCCACCCCAACGCCGTCACCGCACCGCCGGTGAATCGCGGCTCCATGGCACCGCGCCCCTGGCGCGGTTTCTGGAACAGCCTGGGCACCGCCATGCTCGTGCGCCTGGGCGCCGGCCGCAATGCCGACAGCGCCCCCGCCGCCAAGCAGGCCGCCCCGGCCCCCCAGGCCTGGGAACGCGCCGCCGGCCAGCGCCGCCTCGCCTTCATGCTGCTCACGCTGCTGAGCACCGTGATCGCGTCGTCGCTATTCGCCAGCGTGCAACCCGACTACGACAACGTCTGGCTCGAATACGGCCAGATCGGCCTGTACGGCCTGCTGTCGGGCTGGGTCGTCACTGGCTTCGTGACCGCGCTCATGGGCTTCTATGTCTCCGTGCGCGGTGACAAGCACGCCCTCTCGGCGAAACAGGTGGTCCACCACCCGATGAACCCCGAGGCACGCACCGCGATCATCATGCCGATCTGCAACGAGGACGTGGCCACGGTGTTCGCCGGCCTGCGCGCCACCTGCGAATCGGTCGCCACCACGGGCCACGCCAAGCAGTTCGACGTGTTCGTGCTGTCCGACAGCTACAACCCCGAGACCGCCGCCGCCGAGCGCGCCGCCTGGGAAGACCTGCGCGCCGCCCTGGCCGAAAGCCCGAACCAGCCGCAGGTCGAGGTGTACTACCGCCTGCGCACCCGCCGCACGCACCGCAAGGCCGGCAACGTGGCCGACTTCTGCCGCCGCTGGGGCAAGGACTACCGCTACATGGTCGTGCTCGACGCCGACTCCGTGATGAGCGGCGACTGCCTGTCCTCGATGGTCAAGCTGATGGAAGCCAACCCCACCGCCGGCATCATCCAGACCGCGACGCAGGCCATCGGCCACGTCACGCTGCACGCTCGTGCACAGCAGTTCGCCTCGCGCGTGACGGGTCGCCTGTTCACGCTGGGCATGCAGTTCTGGCAGCTCGGCGAGTCGCACTACTGGGGCCACAACGCGATCATCCGCGTCGAAGCCTTCATGAAGCATTGCGCGCTGGCCCCCATCAAGGGCACCGGCGGCATGTCGGGCGGCATCATGTCGCACGACTTCGTCGAAGCCGCGCTGATGCGCCGCGCCGGCTACCACGTGTGGCTGGTGTCCGACCTGGTCGGCAGCTACGAACAGCAACCGCCGGACCTGCTGGCCGAGCTGCAACGTGACCGCCGCTGGTGCCAGGGCAACCTGCAGAACGCCCGCCTGATGGCCGAACCCGGCATCCACCCGGTGCACCGCGCAATGTTCGTGACCGGCACCATGGCGTATGCCTCGGCCCCGCTGTGGCTCGCGTTCCTGACGCTGGGCACCGCCCTGTGGCTGAGCGGCTCGAGCCTCGTGTCGAGCTGGAGCGTGCTGCCCGCCGAACTGGCCGGCCTGTGGGTCTGGACCCTGTGCCTGCTGTTCCTGCCGCGCGTGCTGGGCATCGCCGCCGTGCTGATGCGCGGCGAGCAACGCCAGTACGGTGGTGTGTGGGGCCTCGTGAAGAGCTCGGTGCTCGAAGCCGGCCTGGCCATCGTGCAAGCCCCGGTGCGCATGCTGGCCCACTCGCTGTTCGTGCTGGTCGCCCTCACCGGCATCAAGCTCGACTGGAAGTCGCCCCCGCGTGAAGCCAACGCCGTGCCGTGGAAGGTCGCTGCAACCCAGCTGGCCCCCATGACGCTGGTGATTGCCATGCTGGCCGTCGGTGTCGCCATGATCGACCCGAGCGCGCTGATCTGGCTCATGCCTGTCGGCCTGCCGCTGCTGCTGGCGATCCCGCTGACCGTGCTGACCAGCCAGATCGCGCTGGGCACCACGCTGCGCGACCGCGGCTTCCTGCTGATTCCCGAGGAATCGCGTTCGCCCGCCGTGCTGCGTCGTGCGTGGATGCATGCGCTGCGCCTGGCGCGCCCGGCACTGGCAACCGCCTGA
- a CDS encoding sigma 54-interacting transcriptional regulator has translation MSTTGARLLVVDDDPDMLRLLSMRLVSAGYQVTAVTSAETALTQLEIEHPQLVLSDVRLPGRDGLQLFDEIRKRHPTLPVILLTAHGTIPDAVEATARGVFTYLTKPYDARELLEKIAQALALGAPTTTPSKTGDDSWRSEIVSRSNRMAELLAEARMVAKSDASVLLRGDSGAGKELLARAIHKASARADKPFVAVNCGAIPEALLESELFGHMKGAFTDAHANHKGLFQQADGGTLLLDEIGDMPPALQVKLLRVLQERAVRPLGASQSIEVDVRIVSATHRDLDAAMEAGQFREDLYYRLNVVTLTLPPLSARREDIPLLANHFLQKLSTKYGKRLSGFAPEALKALTTAAWPGNVRQLYNVVEQVCALSGSPLIPLALVQRALRVPSVEVLTYAEAKQRFERDYLVGLLKLTDGNVADAARLADRNRTEFYRLLQKHELTPGNFKADVVAPGGDPVAE, from the coding sequence ATGAGCACAACCGGTGCCCGCCTCCTCGTGGTCGATGACGACCCGGACATGCTGCGGCTGCTCTCGATGCGGCTGGTGTCGGCGGGCTACCAGGTCACGGCCGTCACTTCGGCCGAGACCGCACTCACGCAACTTGAGATCGAGCACCCGCAGCTCGTGCTCAGCGACGTGCGCCTGCCCGGGCGCGACGGCCTGCAGCTGTTCGACGAGATCCGCAAGCGCCACCCGACGCTGCCCGTCATCTTGCTGACCGCGCACGGCACCATCCCCGACGCGGTCGAGGCCACGGCGCGCGGCGTGTTCACCTACCTCACCAAGCCCTACGACGCGCGCGAGCTGCTCGAGAAAATCGCGCAAGCATTGGCGCTCGGCGCGCCGACCACCACGCCCAGCAAGACCGGCGACGACAGCTGGCGCTCGGAAATCGTGAGCCGCAGCAACCGCATGGCCGAGCTGCTGGCCGAGGCGCGCATGGTCGCCAAGTCGGACGCCTCCGTGCTGCTGCGCGGCGACTCCGGCGCCGGCAAGGAACTGCTGGCGCGCGCCATCCACAAGGCCAGCGCGCGCGCCGACAAGCCCTTCGTGGCGGTCAACTGCGGCGCCATTCCCGAGGCGCTGCTCGAATCCGAGCTGTTCGGCCACATGAAGGGCGCCTTCACCGACGCCCACGCCAACCACAAGGGCCTGTTCCAGCAGGCCGACGGCGGCACGCTGCTGCTCGACGAAATCGGGGACATGCCGCCCGCCCTGCAGGTCAAGCTGCTGCGCGTGCTGCAGGAGCGCGCGGTGCGCCCGCTGGGCGCGAGCCAGTCGATCGAGGTCGACGTGCGCATCGTCTCGGCCACCCACCGCGACCTCGACGCCGCGATGGAAGCCGGCCAGTTCCGCGAAGACCTTTATTACCGCCTGAACGTGGTGACGCTCACGCTGCCACCGCTGTCGGCGCGGCGCGAAGACATTCCGCTCTTGGCCAATCACTTCCTGCAGAAGCTGTCGACCAAGTACGGCAAGCGGCTGTCGGGCTTCGCGCCCGAGGCGCTGAAGGCGCTGACCACCGCCGCGTGGCCGGGCAACGTGCGCCAGCTCTACAACGTGGTGGAACAGGTCTGCGCGCTGTCGGGCTCGCCGCTGATCCCGCTGGCGCTGGTGCAGCGCGCGCTGCGCGTGCCGAGCGTGGAGGTGCTCACCTACGCCGAAGCCAAGCAGCGTTTCGAGCGCGACTACCTCGTCGGCCTGCTCAAGCTGACCGACGGCAACGTGGCCGACGCCGCCCGCCTGGCCGACCGCAACCGCACCGAGTTCTACCGCCTGCTGCAGAAGCACGAGCTCACGCCGGGCAACTTCAAGGCCGACGTTGTCGCTCCCGGTGGCGACCCTGTCGCCGAGTAG
- a CDS encoding sensor histidine kinase has product MAKRPSVRGSFQQLLLFAFLLITALLVGVALRSVLQYDALVTQSRDAAARALRLSGASQSLAERSAAMERAGRQSLVLNDAVLRRRFDEAAREAHQVLERLERNGLPAAGIDMWRSQLGVIEGLLSGSPDSALARESTMAMQFRELDALNTNLAQQAQFLIETQNDALAKRIENARRRLMREVVAASVLAVSLALAFGIWLARPFKRLENAIVGLGQNRLDEPIDIRGPADVRRVSQQLEWLRLRLTELDADKARFLRHVSHELKTPLAALREGVSLLEDGVTGPLNPAQLEVAQILQQNTVSLQNQIEALLRFNAAAFEARELRRERTELLPLIEEQIEAQRLQWQAHGLRVRAEGEPITLTVDRTKLGTAIANLLSNAIRFSAAGGVITLAVSGTPEAVHIDVCDAGPGIAVNDRDRIFEPFFRGERQPEHTVKGTGIGLSIVQEYIAAHGGRIALLPDGPGARFRIELPRTT; this is encoded by the coding sequence ATGGCGAAACGTCCGTCCGTCCGGGGCTCGTTCCAGCAGCTCCTGCTGTTTGCCTTCCTGCTGATCACCGCGCTGCTGGTGGGCGTGGCGCTGCGCTCGGTGCTGCAGTACGACGCGCTCGTCACGCAAAGCCGCGACGCTGCCGCGCGTGCGCTGCGCCTGTCGGGCGCTTCGCAGTCGCTGGCCGAACGCAGCGCGGCCATGGAGCGCGCGGGGCGCCAGTCGCTGGTGCTCAACGACGCCGTGCTGCGCCGCCGCTTCGACGAGGCGGCGCGCGAGGCGCATCAGGTGCTGGAGCGCCTGGAACGCAACGGCCTGCCGGCCGCCGGCATCGACATGTGGCGCAGCCAGCTCGGCGTGATCGAAGGGCTGCTCAGCGGCAGCCCCGACAGCGCCCTGGCGCGCGAAAGCACGATGGCGATGCAGTTCCGCGAACTCGACGCGCTGAACACCAACCTCGCCCAGCAGGCGCAGTTCCTGATCGAAACGCAGAACGACGCGCTGGCCAAGCGCATCGAAAACGCACGCCGCCGGTTGATGCGCGAGGTGGTGGCCGCCAGCGTGCTGGCCGTGTCGCTGGCGCTGGCCTTCGGCATCTGGCTGGCGCGGCCCTTCAAGCGGCTCGAGAACGCCATCGTCGGCCTGGGCCAGAACCGGCTCGACGAACCCATCGACATCCGCGGCCCGGCCGACGTGCGGCGCGTGTCGCAGCAGCTCGAATGGCTGCGGCTGCGGCTGACCGAACTCGATGCCGACAAGGCGCGCTTTCTGCGCCACGTGTCGCACGAGCTGAAGACGCCGCTGGCGGCGCTGCGCGAAGGCGTGTCGCTGCTCGAAGACGGCGTGACCGGTCCGCTGAACCCGGCGCAGCTCGAAGTCGCGCAGATCCTGCAGCAGAACACCGTGTCGCTGCAGAACCAGATCGAGGCACTGCTGCGCTTCAACGCCGCCGCCTTCGAGGCGCGCGAGCTGCGCCGCGAGCGCACCGAGCTGCTGCCGCTGATCGAAGAGCAGATCGAGGCCCAGCGCCTGCAGTGGCAGGCACACGGCCTGCGCGTGCGCGCCGAGGGCGAGCCGATCACGCTCACGGTCGACCGCACCAAGCTCGGCACCGCCATCGCCAACCTGCTGTCGAACGCGATCCGCTTCTCGGCCGCGGGCGGCGTGATCACGCTGGCCGTGTCGGGCACGCCCGAGGCAGTGCACATCGACGTGTGCGACGCCGGCCCCGGCATTGCCGTGAACGACCGCGACCGCATCTTCGAACCCTTCTTCCGCGGCGAGCGCCAGCCCGAGCACACGGTGAAAGGCACCGGCATCGGACTTTCCATCGTGCAGGAGTACATTGCAGCCCATGGGGGCCGCATCGCCCTGCTGCCGGACGGCCCCGGTGCACGCTTTCGCATCGAACTGCCGCGCACGACCTGA
- the miaB gene encoding tRNA (N6-isopentenyl adenosine(37)-C2)-methylthiotransferase MiaB — translation MKKVFIKTFGCQMNEYDSDKMADVLHAAQGYEPTQNVDEADLILFNTCSVREKAQEKVFSDLGRVKHLKAKGVKIGVGGCVASQEGQAIIARAPYVDIVFGPQTLHRLPEMLNDRERLDRPQVDISFPEIEKFDHLPPARVEGATAFVSIMEGCSKYCSYCVVPYTRGEEVNRPLDDVLVEIAGLADQGVREITLLGQNVNAYRGKMGDTAEIADFALLIEYVAEIPGIERIRYTTSHPNEFTPRLIEAYAKVPQLVSHLHLPVQHGSDRILMAMKRGYTAMEYKSTVRKLRAIRPDLALSSDFIVGFPGETDADFDKMMKLIDDCQFDNSFSFIFSPRPGTPAAALADDTPHEVKLARLQTLQRVIDGNVRRFGDALVGSTQRVLVEGASRKDANELMGRTACNRVVNFEGDARLVGQMADLRITRSLAYTLRGEVVTRESALAAAAATALAH, via the coding sequence ATGAAAAAAGTATTCATCAAGACCTTCGGCTGCCAGATGAACGAGTACGACTCGGACAAGATGGCCGACGTACTGCACGCCGCGCAGGGCTACGAGCCCACGCAGAACGTGGACGAGGCCGACCTCATCCTGTTCAACACCTGCTCGGTGCGCGAGAAGGCACAAGAGAAGGTGTTCTCCGACCTCGGCCGCGTGAAGCACCTGAAGGCCAAGGGCGTGAAGATCGGCGTGGGCGGCTGCGTGGCGAGCCAGGAAGGCCAGGCCATCATCGCGCGCGCGCCCTACGTCGACATCGTGTTCGGCCCGCAGACGCTGCACCGCCTGCCCGAAATGCTGAACGACCGCGAAAGGCTCGACCGCCCGCAGGTCGACATCAGCTTCCCAGAAATCGAGAAGTTCGACCACCTGCCGCCCGCGCGCGTCGAAGGCGCGACCGCTTTCGTGTCGATCATGGAAGGCTGCTCCAAGTACTGCAGCTACTGCGTGGTGCCCTACACCCGCGGCGAGGAAGTGAACCGCCCGCTGGACGACGTGCTGGTCGAGATCGCCGGCCTGGCCGACCAGGGCGTGCGCGAGATCACGCTGCTGGGCCAGAACGTGAACGCCTACCGCGGCAAGATGGGCGACACCGCCGAAATTGCCGACTTCGCGCTGCTCATCGAGTACGTGGCCGAGATCCCCGGCATCGAGCGCATCCGCTACACCACCAGCCACCCGAACGAGTTCACGCCGCGGCTCATCGAGGCCTACGCCAAGGTGCCGCAGCTCGTCTCGCATTTGCACCTGCCGGTGCAGCACGGCAGCGACCGCATCCTCATGGCCATGAAGCGCGGCTACACGGCCATGGAATACAAGAGCACGGTGCGCAAGCTGCGCGCCATCCGCCCCGACCTGGCCCTGTCCAGTGACTTCATCGTCGGCTTCCCCGGCGAGACCGATGCCGACTTCGACAAGATGATGAAGCTCATCGACGACTGCCAGTTCGACAACAGCTTCAGCTTCATCTTCAGCCCGCGCCCCGGCACGCCCGCCGCCGCGCTGGCCGACGACACGCCGCACGAGGTGAAGCTGGCGCGCCTGCAGACGCTGCAACGCGTCATCGATGGCAACGTGCGCCGCTTCGGCGATGCGCTCGTGGGCAGCACGCAGCGCGTGCTGGTCGAGGGCGCCTCGCGCAAGGACGCGAACGAACTCATGGGCCGCACCGCCTGCAACCGCGTCGTCAACTTCGAGGGCGACGCCCGCCTCGTGGGCCAGATGGCCGACCTGCGCATCACCCGCTCGCTGGCGTACACGCTGCGCGGCGAAGTGGTCACGCGCGAATCGGCCCTGGCTGCTGCTGCCGCCACGGCGCTCGCCCACTGA
- a CDS encoding efflux RND transporter periplasmic adaptor subunit: protein MSGDRPAAKDAKSANAGPPVALVTLATAEKQDVPVTVQVNGSVVSLNSVDLRPQVTNTVSAVHVKEGQFVKAGQLLFTLDDRNDQANLARARAQQQKDEATMADLERQYKRSQDLVAQNFIAKSAADATLSQLQAQRAAVAADRAAVQSAQVALGYATLRAPIAGRIGAVNIYPGTLVQPTLSLVTITQLDPIAVSFPVPEGNLQDLLAAARTRAKVEALVTGRREPLFGTLDFVDNTVDPQIGTVRAKAVFANADQSLWPGQFVNTRITVRMLDGVTVVPAAALMMLSDGTSLYVVDAEHKAARRQVKVLHTFGTKVAVSGVTPGEQVVIEGSQNVRPGGKVRVDTKAPAGPGGAPANGTTGVTPGSAASSDIKPTRERA, encoded by the coding sequence ATGTCGGGCGATCGGCCGGCCGCGAAAGACGCCAAGTCCGCGAATGCCGGCCCTCCCGTCGCGCTGGTCACGCTGGCCACGGCTGAAAAGCAGGACGTGCCGGTGACGGTGCAGGTCAACGGCAGCGTGGTCTCGCTCAACAGCGTCGACCTGCGACCGCAGGTCACCAACACCGTGAGCGCGGTGCACGTCAAGGAAGGCCAGTTCGTGAAAGCAGGGCAGCTGCTCTTCACGCTCGACGACCGCAACGACCAGGCCAACCTCGCGCGCGCCCGGGCCCAGCAGCAGAAGGACGAGGCCACCATGGCCGACCTGGAGCGCCAGTACAAGCGCAGCCAGGACCTGGTGGCACAGAACTTCATTGCCAAGAGCGCGGCCGACGCCACGCTGTCGCAGCTCCAGGCGCAGCGCGCCGCCGTCGCGGCCGACCGCGCCGCGGTGCAGTCGGCGCAGGTGGCGCTGGGCTACGCCACGCTGCGCGCGCCCATCGCCGGGCGCATTGGCGCCGTCAACATCTACCCCGGCACGCTGGTGCAGCCCACGCTGTCACTGGTCACCATCACCCAGCTCGACCCGATCGCCGTGAGCTTCCCGGTGCCCGAAGGCAACCTGCAGGACCTGCTGGCCGCCGCGCGCACGCGCGCCAAGGTCGAGGCGCTGGTCACGGGCCGGCGCGAGCCGCTGTTCGGCACGCTTGACTTCGTTGACAACACGGTCGATCCGCAGATCGGCACCGTGCGCGCCAAGGCCGTGTTCGCCAATGCCGACCAGAGCCTGTGGCCCGGCCAGTTCGTCAACACGCGCATCACGGTGCGCATGCTCGACGGCGTCACCGTGGTGCCGGCCGCGGCGCTCATGATGCTGTCCGACGGCACCTCGCTGTACGTGGTCGATGCCGAACACAAGGCGGCGCGCCGCCAGGTCAAGGTGCTCCACACCTTCGGCACCAAGGTCGCGGTGAGCGGCGTGACGCCCGGCGAGCAGGTCGTGATCGAAGGCAGCCAGAACGTGCGTCCGGGCGGCAAGGTGCGCGTCGACACCAAGGCGCCGGCCGGACCGGGTGGGGCGCCCGCCAACGGCACCACGGGCGTGACGCCGGGCAGTGCGGCCTCGTCGGACATCAAGCCCACGCGGGAACGCGCATGA